From Bacillus basilensis, a single genomic window includes:
- the phoR gene encoding sensory box histidine kinase PhoR — MNKFRSRLLFTFVSLIVFILVGLGLLLETVFENYYIDHAKERMVKETEYVAVLAEEQGFDDVLKNPYVFEKLEEKIQASIAFVDEKKKVQYSGGEQSAFSQGIIKELSSETTKQRNKVITKETDQNNEFYHAVFVQDIAGKQGYILVKSTIEPLKAVHQKTWGLLIIGFVIACLVVVFLGMKITGQYIRPIESVTKVAIELAKGNYKARAYESHSDETGMLSKAINILARNLQEMTLEQEMQQDRLHTLIENMGSGMILIDSRGYINLVNRSYKETFHVTDEEYLDRLYYESFHHPEIIELVEEIFMTEVKVRKQMLLPLGIERKHFEVYGAPIIGTNHEWKGIVLVFHDITELKKLEQMRKDFLANVSHELKTPITSIKGFSETLLDGAMDNKKFCAHFLHIILKESERMQGLIEDLLDLSKIEQQGFKLSMGTVDMKGLLEDIHMVLDNKAGEKEISLQVNTIKRVSVIGDPSRLQQIFINLMNNAIVYTPAGGVVSVELAEDKYNAYIKVSDTGIGISKDEIPRIFERFYRVDKARSRNTGGTGLGLSIVKHLVEAHHGTITVDSEVGKGTTFTVVLPKSATEK, encoded by the coding sequence ATGAATAAATTTCGTTCCAGGCTTCTTTTTACATTTGTTTCTCTTATTGTTTTTATATTAGTCGGACTAGGTTTATTGCTAGAAACCGTGTTTGAAAACTACTATATAGATCATGCCAAAGAGAGAATGGTAAAAGAGACAGAGTATGTTGCGGTATTAGCAGAAGAACAAGGTTTTGATGATGTTTTAAAAAATCCATATGTATTTGAAAAGTTAGAAGAAAAAATACAGGCTTCTATTGCATTTGTAGATGAAAAAAAGAAAGTTCAATATAGCGGGGGAGAACAGTCTGCGTTTAGCCAAGGAATAATTAAAGAACTCTCCTCTGAAACAACAAAGCAAAGAAATAAAGTCATTACGAAAGAAACAGATCAGAATAACGAATTTTACCATGCGGTATTCGTTCAAGATATAGCAGGGAAACAAGGGTACATTTTGGTGAAAAGTACAATTGAGCCTTTGAAAGCTGTTCATCAAAAAACGTGGGGATTATTAATTATCGGATTTGTTATCGCTTGTCTCGTAGTTGTATTTTTAGGTATGAAAATTACAGGGCAATATATTAGGCCAATTGAATCTGTTACGAAAGTTGCTATTGAATTAGCGAAAGGGAATTATAAAGCGCGCGCTTATGAAAGTCATTCGGATGAAACGGGAATGTTAAGTAAAGCGATTAATATTTTAGCCCGTAATTTACAAGAGATGACACTTGAGCAAGAAATGCAACAAGATCGTCTGCATACGTTAATTGAAAATATGGGAAGTGGAATGATTTTAATTGATAGCCGCGGTTATATAAACCTTGTAAACCGTTCGTATAAGGAGACCTTCCATGTAACAGATGAAGAATATTTAGATCGATTATATTATGAGTCGTTTCATCACCCGGAAATTATAGAGCTTGTAGAAGAAATCTTTATGACAGAAGTGAAAGTGCGTAAACAAATGTTATTGCCACTTGGAATTGAGCGAAAGCATTTCGAGGTATACGGAGCACCGATTATCGGGACGAACCATGAATGGAAAGGGATTGTCCTTGTATTCCATGACATTACTGAGCTGAAAAAGTTAGAACAAATGAGAAAAGACTTTTTAGCGAATGTTTCTCATGAACTAAAAACGCCGATTACTTCTATTAAAGGTTTTTCAGAAACACTCTTAGACGGTGCTATGGATAATAAAAAATTCTGCGCACATTTCTTGCACATTATTTTAAAAGAAAGTGAACGTATGCAAGGATTAATTGAAGATTTATTAGATTTATCAAAGATTGAGCAACAAGGATTTAAATTAAGTATGGGGACCGTTGATATGAAGGGACTTCTTGAAGACATTCATATGGTGCTTGATAATAAAGCAGGAGAAAAAGAAATCTCCTTACAAGTAAATACGATAAAACGTGTCTCTGTCATTGGAGATCCAAGTCGTTTGCAGCAAATCTTTATTAATTTAATGAATAACGCAATCGTATATACGCCGGCTGGAGGCGTTGTTTCTGTAGAATTAGCAGAAGATAAATATAATGCTTATATAAAAGTATCCGATACTGGAATTGGTATTAGTAAAGATGAAATTCCGCGTATTTTTGAACGCTTTTACCGAGTGGATAAAGCGAGAAGTAGAAATACTGGTGGTACAGGCCTTGGATTATCAATTGTAAAGCATTTAGTAGAAGCACATCACGGTACAATTACAGTGGATAGTGAAGTTGGGAAAGGGACAACATTTACAGTTGTTTTACCAAAATCAGCAACTGAAAAATAG
- the ytaF gene encoding sporulation membrane protein YtaF, with the protein MYLYLSLILLAFTLSLDSCSVGLTYGLRSVRIPLRSIIIIGMCSAAVMLVSMGIGHMIAKIFSPVIATRIGGLVLIGIGIWVLYQFFRSEKKEEPKQEEKVWKLEIASLGLVIQILRKPTVADFDKSGTISAGEALLLGIALSVDSFGAGIGASLLGYAPAMMAILVAVMSSLFLFIGMKLGTVLSNMKWLQKFTFLPGVLLIIIGIWKM; encoded by the coding sequence ATGTACCTTTATTTATCTCTTATTTTATTAGCTTTTACATTAAGCTTAGATAGCTGTAGTGTAGGGCTAACATATGGTTTAAGAAGTGTAAGAATTCCACTAAGATCAATTATAATTATCGGAATGTGTTCAGCGGCTGTTATGCTTGTTTCAATGGGGATTGGACATATGATCGCGAAAATATTTTCACCTGTTATCGCAACGCGTATCGGTGGGCTTGTTCTTATTGGAATAGGAATTTGGGTATTATATCAATTTTTTCGAAGTGAGAAAAAAGAAGAGCCGAAGCAAGAGGAGAAGGTCTGGAAATTAGAGATTGCCTCGCTTGGGTTAGTGATTCAAATTTTACGGAAACCGACTGTAGCAGATTTCGATAAATCAGGCACCATTTCTGCAGGAGAAGCATTGCTTCTTGGTATTGCTCTATCTGTAGATTCGTTCGGTGCTGGAATTGGTGCATCTTTATTAGGATATGCACCGGCTATGATGGCGATATTAGTTGCAGTGATGAGTTCTTTGTTTTTATTTATTGGAATGAAACTTGGAACAGTTTTATCAAATATGAAATGGTTGCAAAAATTTACATTCCTGCCTGGGGTATTACTCATTATTATTGGAATTTGGAAAATGTAA
- a CDS encoding glyceraldehyde-3-phosphate dehydrogenase produces MTRVAINGFGRIGRMVFRQAIKESAFEIVAINASYPSETLAHLIKYDTVHGKFDGTVEAFEDHLLVDGKMIRLLNNRDPKELPWTDLGVEVVIEATGKFNSKEKAILHVEAGAKKVILTAPGKNEDVTIVVGVNEDQLDITKHTVISNASCTTNCLAPVVKVLDEQFGIENGLMTTVHAYTNDQKNIDNPHKDLRRARACGQSIIPTTTGAAKALAKVLPHLNGKLHGMALRVPTPNVSLVDLVVDVKRDVTVEAINDAFKTVANGALKGIVEFSEEPLVSIDFNTNTHSAIIDGLSTMVMGDRKVKVLAWYDNEWGYSRRVVDLVTLVVDELAKQKNVQHI; encoded by the coding sequence ATGACTCGTGTGGCAATTAATGGATTTGGACGTATTGGGAGAATGGTATTTCGTCAGGCAATAAAAGAAAGCGCATTCGAAATTGTAGCAATCAATGCAAGCTATCCATCTGAAACGTTAGCACATTTAATTAAATATGATACAGTTCACGGTAAGTTTGACGGAACAGTAGAAGCATTTGAAGATCACTTATTAGTTGATGGGAAAATGATTCGCCTTTTAAACAACCGCGATCCAAAGGAATTGCCTTGGACAGATTTAGGTGTTGAAGTTGTAATTGAAGCAACTGGTAAATTTAATTCAAAAGAAAAAGCAATTCTTCATGTTGAAGCTGGAGCGAAAAAAGTTATTTTAACAGCGCCTGGTAAAAATGAAGATGTAACAATTGTAGTTGGTGTGAACGAAGACCAATTAGATATTACAAAACATACCGTTATTTCAAATGCATCTTGTACAACAAACTGTTTAGCGCCTGTTGTGAAGGTGTTAGATGAGCAGTTTGGAATTGAAAACGGTTTAATGACGACTGTTCACGCTTATACAAATGACCAAAAAAATATTGATAACCCACATAAAGATTTAAGAAGAGCACGTGCTTGCGGACAATCAATCATTCCGACAACGACAGGTGCTGCGAAAGCGCTAGCAAAAGTTCTTCCACATTTAAACGGAAAACTTCATGGTATGGCACTTCGTGTACCAACACCAAACGTGTCTCTTGTTGACTTAGTAGTAGATGTAAAACGTGATGTGACAGTTGAAGCTATTAACGATGCATTCAAAACTGTTGCAAACGGTGCGTTAAAAGGCATTGTAGAATTCAGTGAAGAGCCTTTAGTATCTATTGACTTTAATACAAATACACACTCAGCTATTATTGATGGTTTATCTACAATGGTAATGGGTGATCGTAAAGTAAAAGTACTTGCTTGGTATGATAACGAGTGGGGCTACTCTCGTCGTGTTGTAGATCTTGTAACGTTAGTTGTTGACGAATTAGCGAAACAAAAAAATGTGCAACATATTTAA
- the mutM gene encoding DNA-formamidopyrimidine glycosylase, which yields MPELPEVENVRRTLENLVTGKTIEDVIVTYPKIVKRPDDAEIFKEMLRGEKIENIKRRGKFLLLYVTNYVIVSHLRMEGKFLLHQEDEPIDKHTHVRFLFTDGTELHYKDVRKFGTMHLFKKGEELNQMPLADLGPEPFDAELTPQYLQERLQKTNRKIKVVLLDQRLLVGLGNIYVDEVLFRSQIHPEREASSLTAEEIERIYEATVTTLGEAVKRGGSTIRTYINSQGQIGSFQELLNVYGKKGEPCVTCGTILEKTVVGGRGTHYCPICQPRI from the coding sequence ATGCCTGAATTACCAGAGGTTGAAAACGTCAGACGGACACTTGAAAATCTTGTAACAGGAAAAACGATTGAAGATGTTATTGTTACCTATCCGAAAATAGTAAAACGACCGGATGATGCAGAAATCTTTAAAGAAATGCTAAGAGGCGAGAAGATTGAAAATATAAAGCGAAGAGGAAAGTTTTTGCTTTTATATGTAACGAATTATGTTATTGTTTCACATTTGCGTATGGAAGGTAAGTTTTTACTGCATCAAGAGGATGAGCCAATTGATAAGCATACGCACGTCCGTTTCTTATTTACAGATGGAACTGAATTACATTATAAAGATGTGAGAAAGTTTGGTACGATGCATCTCTTTAAGAAAGGTGAAGAGTTGAATCAAATGCCTCTTGCTGACTTAGGTCCGGAGCCATTTGATGCTGAATTGACACCGCAGTATTTACAAGAAAGATTGCAAAAGACAAATCGCAAAATAAAAGTTGTATTATTAGACCAGCGTCTTTTAGTGGGGCTTGGAAATATATATGTAGATGAAGTTCTATTCCGTTCTCAAATTCACCCAGAACGAGAAGCGTCGTCTTTAACAGCAGAAGAAATCGAACGAATTTACGAGGCGACTGTTACAACGCTAGGCGAAGCGGTAAAGCGAGGCGGAAGTACAATTCGAACATATATCAACTCACAAGGGCAAATTGGTTCGTTCCAAGAACTTCTAAATGTATATGGAAAAAAAGGAGAACCGTGTGTAACTTGCGGTACGATATTAGAAAAAACAGTTGTTGGCGGAAGAGGAACGCATTACTGCCCAATTTGTCAGCCGAGAATATAG
- the coaE gene encoding dephospho-CoA kinase (Dephospho-CoA kinase (CoaE) performs the final step in coenzyme A biosynthesis.): protein MTVVIGLTGGIASGKSTVSQMFRELSIPVIDADIIAREVVEQGKPAYNKIVEVFGTEVLQEDGELDRPKLGSVVFYNEEKRLQLNKIVHPAVREEMNRQKEMYIKEGMQAVVLDIPLLFESKLTSLVDRVLVVAVKPQTQLERLMKRNNFSEEEATARIQSQMPLEEKVKNADEVINNDGTIMGTKTQLQVILKNWNIID from the coding sequence ATGACAGTAGTAATTGGATTAACGGGAGGCATTGCAAGTGGAAAAAGTACAGTGTCTCAAATGTTTCGTGAACTGAGTATACCAGTTATTGATGCAGATATTATTGCGCGAGAAGTTGTAGAACAAGGAAAACCTGCATATAACAAAATTGTAGAGGTATTTGGAACGGAAGTGTTACAAGAAGATGGAGAATTAGATCGTCCAAAACTAGGAAGTGTCGTTTTCTATAATGAAGAAAAACGATTGCAGTTAAATAAAATTGTTCATCCTGCAGTGCGTGAGGAAATGAATAGGCAAAAAGAAATGTACATAAAAGAAGGTATGCAAGCGGTTGTGTTAGATATTCCTCTCTTATTTGAAAGCAAATTAACAAGTCTTGTTGACCGCGTTTTAGTTGTAGCAGTTAAGCCACAAACGCAATTAGAACGTTTAATGAAGCGAAATAATTTTTCAGAAGAAGAAGCAACAGCTCGCATTCAATCTCAAATGCCATTAGAAGAAAAGGTGAAGAATGCAGATGAAGTGATAAATAATGATGGCACAATTATGGGAACGAAAACACAATTGCAGGTTATTTTAAAGAATTGGAACATTATTGACTAA
- the nrdR gene encoding transcriptional regulator NrdR yields MRCPSCSHNGTRVLDSRPVDEGRSIRRRRECESCLSRFTTFERVEESPLIVVKKEGTREEFNKEKILRGLIKACEKRPVSLRQLEEVTQSVERELRNLGISEVKSDMIGEIVMEELRDIDDVAYVRFASVYRQFKDLNVFIEELKDILQKERE; encoded by the coding sequence TTGCGTTGTCCATCCTGTTCTCATAATGGTACAAGAGTGTTAGATTCGCGTCCGGTAGACGAGGGGCGCTCTATTCGAAGAAGGAGAGAGTGTGAAAGTTGTTTAAGCCGCTTTACGACATTCGAAAGAGTAGAAGAGTCACCTCTTATCGTTGTAAAAAAAGAAGGCACACGAGAAGAGTTTAATAAAGAAAAGATTTTACGTGGCTTAATTAAAGCGTGCGAAAAAAGACCAGTATCTTTAAGGCAATTAGAAGAAGTAACTCAAAGTGTGGAACGTGAACTTCGTAATTTAGGTATATCAGAAGTGAAAAGTGATATGATTGGCGAAATTGTTATGGAAGAACTGCGTGATATTGATGATGTTGCTTACGTACGTTTTGCATCTGTATATCGCCAATTTAAAGATTTAAATGTATTTATTGAAGAATTAAAAGATATACTGCAAAAAGAAAGAGAGTAG
- the polA gene encoding DNA polymerase I, whose translation MEKKVVLVDGNNIAYRAFFALPLLNNDKGIHTNAIYGFTMMLMRILEEEKPTHMLVAFDAGKTTFRHKTYSEYKGGRQKTPPELSEQFPFIREMLDAFNVPRYELENYEADDIMGTLAKEASEQGASVKVISGDKDLLQLVSDNTLVCIPRKGITEVDEYTKEALFEKYSLSPKQIIDMKGLMGDQSDNIPGVPGVGEKTAIKLLTQFGTVEEVYENLDQVSGKKLKEKLEANKDQALMSKDLATIIIDAPITVHVDDMEYKGYEPSDVIPMFENLGFTSLLNKLGVTPEETAPAELDDITFDIVEEVTEEMLQQDSALIVEVQEDNYHKADIQGFGIQNENGCYFIQTDIALKSDAFKDWLADGEMRKHTFDAKRAIVALKWNGIDIQGIDFDLLIAAYLLDPADTDKDFRTVAKMKETHAVKSDEEVYGKGAKRAVPELEVVAEHVARKVHVLYDVKQTFIEELEKNEQYELFTELELPLARVLADMEVKGVKVDTERLRNMGEELAGRLKEMEQEIYKLAGTEFNINSPKQLGVILFENLNLPVIKKTKTGYSTSADVLDKLMDHHEIIPNILHYRQLGKLNSTYIEGLLKVVHEDSSKIHTRFNQVLTQTGRLSSTDPNLQNIPIRLEEGRKIRQAFVPSEEGWIMYAADYSQIELRVLAHIANDKGLVEAFQNDMDIHTKTAMDVFGVEKDEVNSNMRRQAKAVNFGIVYGISDYGLSQNLGITRKAAAEFIERYLESFPGVQEYMNDIVKDAKQKGYVATLLNRRRYIPEITSRNFNLRSFAERTAMNTPIQGTAADIIKKAMIIMADRLEEEGLQARLLLQVHDELIFEAPKEEIEKLEKLVPEVMEHAIELAVPLKVDYSYGPTWYDAK comes from the coding sequence TTGGAAAAAAAAGTCGTATTAGTAGATGGTAATAATATCGCGTATCGTGCTTTCTTTGCACTACCGCTTTTAAATAACGACAAAGGTATACATACGAACGCAATTTACGGTTTTACAATGATGTTAATGAGAATATTAGAGGAAGAAAAACCGACGCATATGTTAGTAGCGTTTGATGCGGGTAAAACGACATTCCGTCATAAAACATATAGTGAGTATAAAGGAGGGCGTCAAAAGACTCCACCTGAATTATCAGAACAATTCCCGTTTATTCGTGAGATGCTTGATGCATTCAACGTACCGCGTTATGAATTAGAAAATTATGAAGCGGATGACATTATGGGAACGCTAGCAAAAGAAGCGAGTGAACAAGGAGCAAGTGTAAAAGTTATTTCAGGAGATAAAGATTTACTGCAACTTGTTTCTGATAACACGCTTGTATGTATTCCTCGAAAAGGGATTACGGAAGTAGATGAATATACGAAAGAAGCTTTATTTGAGAAATACAGCTTATCACCAAAGCAAATTATCGATATGAAAGGTTTAATGGGAGACCAATCAGATAATATTCCAGGTGTACCAGGAGTTGGTGAAAAAACTGCGATTAAATTGTTAACACAGTTTGGAACGGTTGAAGAAGTGTATGAAAATCTAGATCAAGTAAGCGGGAAGAAATTAAAAGAGAAACTGGAAGCGAATAAGGATCAAGCTCTTATGAGTAAAGATCTTGCTACTATTATTATAGATGCGCCGATTACTGTGCATGTAGATGATATGGAATATAAAGGGTATGAACCGAGCGATGTCATTCCAATGTTCGAGAATTTAGGATTTACATCTCTTTTAAATAAATTAGGTGTTACGCCAGAAGAAACGGCTCCAGCTGAATTAGATGATATTACATTTGATATTGTAGAAGAAGTTACAGAAGAAATGCTTCAGCAAGATAGTGCGCTTATTGTTGAAGTACAAGAAGATAACTATCATAAAGCAGACATTCAAGGTTTTGGTATTCAAAATGAAAATGGTTGCTACTTTATTCAGACAGACATTGCTCTTAAGTCAGATGCATTTAAAGACTGGCTTGCAGATGGAGAGATGAGAAAGCATACATTTGATGCGAAGCGTGCAATCGTTGCACTGAAATGGAACGGTATAGATATACAAGGGATTGATTTTGATCTATTAATCGCTGCTTATTTACTTGACCCGGCTGACACAGATAAAGATTTCCGTACTGTAGCGAAAATGAAAGAAACGCATGCTGTGAAATCTGATGAAGAAGTTTACGGAAAAGGCGCGAAGCGTGCTGTTCCAGAGTTAGAAGTAGTAGCGGAGCATGTAGCTCGTAAAGTGCATGTATTATATGATGTAAAGCAAACATTCATTGAAGAGTTAGAAAAGAATGAGCAATATGAACTGTTTACAGAGTTAGAATTACCACTTGCGCGCGTATTAGCTGATATGGAAGTAAAAGGTGTAAAAGTTGATACAGAGCGTCTTCGTAATATGGGAGAAGAACTTGCAGGCAGATTAAAGGAAATGGAACAGGAAATTTATAAGCTTGCAGGAACAGAATTTAATATTAATTCACCGAAGCAGCTTGGTGTTATTCTGTTTGAGAATTTAAACTTACCGGTTATTAAAAAGACGAAAACAGGTTATTCTACGTCAGCTGATGTACTAGACAAGCTTATGGATCACCATGAAATTATTCCAAACATTTTACATTATCGTCAATTAGGGAAACTAAACTCAACTTATATTGAAGGTTTATTAAAAGTTGTACATGAAGATTCATCTAAAATCCATACTCGTTTCAATCAAGTATTAACGCAAACAGGTCGATTAAGTTCAACGGATCCAAACTTGCAAAATATCCCGATTCGATTAGAAGAAGGAAGAAAGATTCGTCAGGCATTCGTTCCATCAGAAGAAGGATGGATTATGTATGCGGCAGATTATTCACAAATCGAACTTCGTGTATTAGCTCATATTGCAAACGATAAAGGGCTAGTTGAAGCTTTCCAAAATGACATGGATATTCATACGAAAACAGCTATGGATGTATTTGGCGTTGAAAAAGATGAAGTAAATTCGAATATGAGACGACAAGCGAAAGCTGTTAACTTCGGAATTGTATATGGTATTAGTGATTATGGTCTTTCACAAAACTTAGGAATTACAAGAAAAGCAGCAGCGGAATTTATTGAAAGGTATTTAGAAAGTTTCCCTGGTGTACAAGAATACATGAATGACATCGTAAAAGATGCGAAGCAAAAAGGATATGTGGCTACATTATTAAATCGCCGCCGTTACATTCCGGAAATTACGAGTCGTAATTTCAATTTACGTAGCTTTGCTGAGCGTACAGCTATGAATACACCAATTCAAGGTACTGCAGCAGATATTATTAAAAAAGCGATGATTATTATGGCAGATCGTTTAGAAGAAGAAGGATTACAAGCGCGTCTTCTTCTGCAAGTACACGATGAATTGATATTTGAAGCACCAAAAGAAGAAATTGAAAAATTAGAGAAGCTTGTACCAGAAGTGATGGAGCATGCAATTGAACTTGCAGTTCCGCTGAAAGTTGATTATTCGTACGGTCCAACTTGGTACGACGCAAAATAA
- the speD gene encoding adenosylmethionine decarboxylase: MDTMGRHVIAELWDCDFDKLNDMPYIEQLFVDAALRAGAEVREVAFHKFAPQGVSGVVIISESHLTIHSFPEHGYASIDVYTCGDRIDPNVAAEYIAEGLNAKTRESIELPRGTGSFEIKQRETKAL; the protein is encoded by the coding sequence ATGGATACGATGGGTCGTCACGTAATCGCTGAACTTTGGGATTGCGATTTCGACAAGCTTAATGACATGCCGTATATTGAACAATTATTTGTGGATGCAGCACTTAGAGCTGGTGCTGAAGTGCGTGAGGTTGCTTTCCATAAATTTGCACCACAAGGTGTAAGTGGAGTAGTAATTATCTCGGAATCACATTTAACAATTCATAGCTTTCCGGAGCACGGTTACGCAAGTATTGATGTTTATACTTGTGGGGATCGTATTGATCCAAATGTTGCTGCAGAATATATTGCAGAAGGTTTAAACGCGAAAACGCGTGAGAGCATCGAGCTTCCTCGAGGCACTGGTAGCTTCGAAATTAAGCAGAGAGAAACAAAAGCTCTTTAA
- the phoP gene encoding two-component system response regulator PhoP: MNNRILVVDDEEFILTLIEFNLQQAGFEVITAMDGEMALQKATTERPDLIILDLMLPKMDGMEVCKELRLQRVMTPILMLTAKDDEFDKVLGLELGADDYMTKPFSPREVVARVKAILRRTKLQQEEQVTESSDEESITIAELKILPEFYEAYFQGRKLELTPKEFELLVYLAKNKSRVLTRDQLLSAVWNYDFAGDTRIVDVHISHLRDKIEKNTKKPAYIKTIRGLGYKLEEPKGDE; encoded by the coding sequence ATGAACAATCGTATTTTAGTAGTTGATGATGAGGAGTTTATCTTAACTTTAATTGAATTTAATTTACAACAAGCTGGGTTTGAAGTGATAACAGCGATGGATGGAGAAATGGCGCTTCAAAAAGCGACAACAGAACGCCCAGATTTAATTATATTAGATTTAATGCTTCCAAAAATGGATGGTATGGAAGTGTGTAAAGAATTACGATTGCAGCGTGTTATGACGCCGATTTTAATGTTAACAGCAAAAGATGATGAATTTGATAAGGTGCTAGGTCTTGAACTTGGGGCGGATGATTATATGACGAAGCCATTTAGCCCAAGGGAAGTTGTTGCACGTGTGAAGGCGATTTTACGCCGTACGAAATTGCAACAAGAAGAGCAAGTTACAGAATCATCAGATGAAGAGAGTATCACAATTGCTGAGCTTAAAATTTTACCAGAGTTTTATGAGGCTTATTTCCAAGGAAGAAAGCTTGAATTAACACCAAAAGAGTTTGAACTACTTGTTTATCTTGCGAAAAATAAGAGCCGCGTGTTGACGCGTGATCAATTATTAAGTGCTGTATGGAACTATGATTTTGCTGGTGATACACGAATTGTGGACGTTCATATTAGCCATTTGCGCGATAAAATTGAAAAAAATACGAAAAAACCGGCGTACATTAAAACGATACGTGGTTTAGGATATAAATTAGAGGAGCCAAAAGGGGATGAATAA
- a CDS encoding replication initiation and membrane attachment family protein, with protein MEKQSWMELLPIDRYKVSAKGLLHNYDRKVLTMLYQPLIGSRAFSLYMTLWGELEQDRVFGKENTHHSLMVTMQMQLPEIYEERVKLEAIGLLKVYIKKEKDIRMFIYELQPPLSPKQFFDDIVLSIFLYNRLSRTKYNQVKQYFLEEEFDFVSYENVTRSFNDVFGSFNPGQLEHAQEDLRIPKTTAMPSNEKGDAPKVWNDFFDFSLFVDGLSALVPKKAITDQVRECVITLAYVYGVDVLSMQNIVLGAVTEMQTIDIERLRKGARDWYQFENGQALPVLSERVQPHAARMMKEKEPSTQEEMLIKQLEEISPKQLLKEISGGAEATKADLQIVEDVMINQKLTPGVVNVLIYYVMLRSDMKLAKTYVEKIAGHWARKKVGTVAEAMALAKEENRQYQEWAETKKKGRTSKKTVRKEMVPDWLKEEPKEQEKETETVKKDVSKKKDANTLDDERKRLEEVLKKYKRD; from the coding sequence ATGGAAAAACAGTCATGGATGGAGCTATTGCCAATTGATCGTTATAAAGTAAGTGCGAAAGGGTTACTGCATAATTACGACCGAAAAGTGTTAACGATGTTGTATCAGCCGTTAATAGGTAGTAGAGCGTTTAGCTTGTACATGACGCTATGGGGAGAGTTAGAGCAAGATCGTGTGTTTGGAAAAGAGAATACGCATCATTCCCTTATGGTGACCATGCAAATGCAGCTTCCCGAAATATATGAGGAACGGGTAAAGTTAGAGGCAATTGGGCTTTTGAAAGTATATATTAAGAAAGAAAAAGATATTCGAATGTTTATATACGAGCTGCAACCACCTTTATCGCCGAAACAGTTTTTTGATGATATTGTTTTAAGTATCTTTTTATACAATCGATTGAGTCGGACAAAATATAATCAAGTAAAGCAATATTTCTTAGAAGAAGAATTTGATTTTGTATCTTATGAAAATGTTACACGTTCTTTCAATGATGTGTTTGGTTCGTTTAATCCAGGTCAGCTTGAGCATGCGCAAGAAGATCTTCGTATTCCAAAAACGACAGCTATGCCAAGTAACGAGAAGGGGGACGCTCCGAAAGTTTGGAATGACTTCTTTGATTTCTCCTTATTTGTAGATGGCTTGTCCGCTCTTGTTCCTAAAAAGGCGATTACAGATCAAGTGCGGGAATGTGTCATTACGCTTGCTTACGTATACGGTGTAGATGTGTTATCGATGCAAAATATCGTTCTTGGTGCGGTGACAGAGATGCAGACAATTGATATTGAAAGGCTTAGAAAAGGAGCACGTGATTGGTATCAGTTCGAAAATGGTCAAGCGTTACCTGTATTAAGTGAAAGAGTACAGCCTCACGCTGCACGTATGATGAAAGAGAAAGAGCCCTCTACGCAAGAAGAGATGTTAATAAAACAGTTAGAGGAAATCTCACCAAAACAACTATTGAAAGAAATTTCTGGTGGTGCAGAGGCGACGAAGGCTGACTTGCAAATCGTTGAAGATGTAATGATCAATCAAAAGTTAACGCCAGGTGTTGTGAATGTACTTATTTATTACGTTATGCTACGCTCAGATATGAAACTTGCGAAAACGTATGTGGAGAAGATTGCAGGGCATTGGGCACGCAAAAAGGTCGGTACAGTAGCTGAAGCAATGGCGTTAGCGAAAGAAGAAAACCGTCAATATCAAGAATGGGCTGAGACGAAGAAGAAAGGCCGTACGTCGAAGAAAACGGTCCGAAAAGAAATGGTACCAGATTGGCTGAAAGAAGAGCCGAAAGAACAAGAGAAAGAAACAGAAACAGTGAAGAAAGATGTAAGTAAGAAAAAAGATGCAAATACGTTAGATGATGAACGAAAACGACTAGAAGAAGTGTTAAAAAAATATAAGCGTGATTAA